CTCTTGTGGTTGAGAGCATAGGAAATGAgattgagaagaagagtgccgaagagcacggagctcagacagTAATACCTCCATCTATTGAATCGGGCAAGGACAAGGATTCGAAAGTCTACCCAAAAtgtgctcggtgcaagaggcgtcatctggaaAAATGACGAGCAAAGGCATATTGTTttttgtggaatggttgggcatctcaagagtgattgcccaaggcgaaggaaggatgagccaaAGATGGTGGACAGttcgactccagctcaagtgttcgctcTGATGCAGTCATAGttggagactgagactgagactgagactaaggCTAgctcctcaggggtggcaggtcagctttctagcttTGATTTTTGTATTTCGTTGATTGGTTTTGGTGTCATGGTGCTCTTTGCTTGTTTcatctagagaggcatagacttgttatgcagattgtatggttatgttgtgatgagaatatGATACTTTATTGGTGATCTTAAGAGATGAGTTCGATTattgtggaaaggactcatcagttggtttaatagggttggttatgactgactttgatatgatcttggatatgtatgggttagccaagtatggggcaataaTAAATTGCTAGGAAAGGATCGTagctcttgggtttgagagtgggaaacccttgtatttgttggtactgtgcatggattttttgtgtttatgacatctgtatttagagctagaaaTCTAATGCACGAGGATGCATAGATTTCCTAGCtagtatggtggataccacttaggtcatgccaaTGGGACCAGTAcaaactggattagtctgtgagtatCTGGATGTATTTCCACGAGATTTGTCAGGATTATCTTTAaccaaagagatagaatggtaatTGGATTGGTGCCACGGAAGAActaggtctagggcactgtaacaccccaactccagggaccgctacagtgcacattgcaaacagtgctaaactcactaatcgagtcgtttggccataaacgtgtaactaagtaagattagcagtttaggggttaaaaactttggttaagatgaaacgtctcactagaacgtttactgtatacattgggatcccaaaaatataatttcagagtttattacaaaagaCTATTTACATTaagccgatctaggcggcaaaaaaagggttcagccctagttccactttcaaacctcgccaagtattggtcgagcagctgcatatgtacacgtcatcacctaagctctccaactcaaggatggtccatcttccttttgcctttacctgcaccacaaagcacccgtgagccgaagcccagcaagaaaactcatatgctcataaacggtcatatcatgatatcaaatcatatctggcatgcctagccttcatagctctactcagcatgcaaatgaattcaagtagatgctggggtatccaggataagaaatcctggccttctgactggaggactatcaagtcaatcctaatcagatgagtgactgccaaacaagtcactaaccaaatggaagagtggctgctaggttagccactagccttcaagcgcttatgatattcatcaaatgagtgtcgcaacacttgaggttccgataaaccatgctgagtgaccgacaagcgagtcactaattcaaatggaagggtggctgttgggtaagcctctagccttcaataggttctggtaaaccatactgagtgactgacaagcaagtcattaattcaagtggaaggctggctgttgggtaagcctctaaccttcgataggttctggtaaaccatactgagtgactgacaagcacgtcactgtttcaagtgggagggtggctgctaggtaagccaccagcctccaagcgcttatttcattcatcgaccctcggggtcggtctggcattaatgctctttgagtcattcaatgctgatagtcgattagatctcaTCTTTGacggcttgcgtgatacacgctaagaccgttctgactaatgagtcagtgcaacgtgactagtgcccagtaccactgccgaacctgactaatgagtcacagcttcacagttgatactaacacctttgccaattctgactaattagtcagtaccatgcacgagtaagcaatgctatcaatgtgtatcatatgccaattatccaagaacagggcattcagcatgcttactaaatagttgctagcataattatgatcatgcacaaactcagagactcaagctctgaccaatctcatattcatcattcatggcatgccctaaccacatgtttctcgtgcatcacatgcatcacacttaatcatccagcatgcctcgacaataatcatatacaaatgggcaagattgccaagcattcattatgctatcaatgtttacatttaaacattcaacatgcatcaatcataaccatgcatgtcacacatggggtgcagttttcttacctttggtccaagcacaggttaccaacaaatgagccacaagcacgatcctgatccaagcctctagtgtaaacctagtcacaaccaaaaatggcgatccaatgagttcaagttctaaaaccaacccttgaactaaaacttagcctccaagacatcaatcctcactaatccgggtagtaggaatgatcccgaggcccaaaaccatgtttccggggtcaaaacgagcaaacggggtgaaaacagggcaagggctgcggccctagcaccttgggccgcggcgccctccatcaagggccgcggcgcccagcaaggccaaatcctgacacctgcttcttcgagcaagggccgcggcccaacttcggggcagccatttttccttcgttttaaccttttaaaacctcccaaaaacatgtctaaacattcccaaatcattaaatcaaagttcccaaactccccaatggtccaaaaccaccaaaacccaaggttcaaacaaactaaaaactcaacgattcacaaagtccaattcaagcttaaaaacttttaaaaacttaaaacttaaacttgaattacctccgattgagttgtttccaactaaatcctccggctaataagcttctaatcttccttaggattgctatgcctctatcctcgcttgattctgagtcctagaactcaagttatcttcgaaaatgcgatcgggaacgaaaagggaactttagggagagagaacatacagaatgtttcttttctttcttaaaaggttacttcaagcttaagtagcttccaataaaacctaatgctcggggtcccgaaaacacccccggggacattatagtcaaaacttccaaaatttccccctggtcttactaactctcaacttatcaccaaatgttaattcccattacccaataacctggtaatgctctaaataccccttgacttactccaagtcaagcttaaatcccgttgtgactttcccactagcttacctcctaggatcgtcttgtgctgggtaaccctggcataaccagataataacaaagcaccacgcccatttcacatatatgccaaaaatgcccgaaatggccaaaatataaaaatcacccaattaatcacaaatgggttcacatgcatatttaatacacctaaacatgcatattatcattaaatagcataataaagcaattatggccctcccggcctcctaatcaaggtcctagaccttattaggaaatttggggcattacaggcactgtattgaatggcttcaatagagttgtaagaactaaaggcttagttattgagtaagatggtattctccaaggtagaTCTCTGATCTGGTAATTATCAgttgaagatcagggagaagaatatgcagaagactgcttttatattagataagggcactgggagtgctgagttgtGTTTTGATTGATTTGATTAATGTTGAgctgttttgatggattagatggaAAAAGTATTCAAAGATTACCTAAATTGGATTTTTGATCGTCTTGATCAACAATATTGTGATATACTCTCTGTGGAGATTGGCCAGGTccaggaacgcctcagaggtcaggagtttccttggatgggcaagatattacatgtgctttctAGAAGATTTATGAGTCTTGTTACAGATCAGAACCAATTTGCAGGTTATTATGATATTTCATGGACAAGAAAATAGTGATTGCCCAAGCAACATGTTAGTTGAAGGGTATGGCCAGAACTAGAGCAGACTTAGTGGTTGGCCAGGTGGCCAACTTTGCAGTTTACCTTATTATTTCAGAGAAGATCAAAGGGAAAatagttaagtgaaccacagatgggaAAATTGAGGgtaatgtcttagctggattagctaaggattatgcagtgtcacgtatgaatttattgaggtatagggattggacttgggatccgatggacactggaatTAAACAAGGGATTCTGGATAAATCTCATAttacctcttattctcttcatcctgGCATCATGAAATATGTGTTagaatctgaaagctttatattggtagCCTGGGTTGGACAAGCAATTTATGCTAAGTTTCTGTATTACGACAAGCAATCCCCTTTTCTTTTCCATTATCCCtggtatttaaaattaaatttcctggataggtttgggtaaccatgtgCATAAATAGGGTATacaatcaatcaagataattcccatttacatagagATATGATTGCCTATGTAAATTACTCTTGTTATCTCATGCAATAAATGTATAATACAacctggacattaatgagcgtataaagtgcctccaagtctttcgggatccttcactatgcgtcatgGCCAAGTTTCCACAAGTTGAACATCTTCATTGGGCTGGTGATTGAAGATTATCCAAACCTTAGTTCGAATTAAGTTCGGAGCACCCTAAAAGGGATCTGGCCACtatatgtctcgaactggatCATCATTCTGTGAGCCGATCTGAAAATTATCTGCATGTTGTCCTGCCAtgtcctaactcgagctgctcgCATCATCATTATCTAGATGTTCTAATCGCCTGATATTTCTACGTATTTATCTATcaactgtacccctagctgagtggTTGAATCCAtgataatttttagggtacaacacttcacaatgaccccctggtcataacGTTACAACTCGCGAATAGGAGGATCCACCAATCCTAATCGATAGCGAGAGCTtggtcaacatcctttataaagctaccctagaaaaaatggggttgtctgtttGAGACTTAAAAGCTTGTGCAAATACCTTGTACTGATTATCAGGAGTGGGAATCACTAGTACATGATCCATCGATCTCCACTGACCttaggagactatccagtctcgataACTAAGATGTTGGAGTTTATAGTAGTGGACACCATATTAGCCTACAATGTCCTTCTCAGGAGACCAACCCTGATTGTGCTGGGGGCAGTCAAATCTATTAGGCACTTGGATGTAAAATTCCCAACACCTAGTGGTATTCGggcattgaaaggagatcaattagcAGCTCGAGAGTGCTATAGTATCTCCATGAGGGGGAGAGGTCAAGCCAGTGCACAGAAACTGGTAATTATAGAGGAAATTGAAGAAAGAATCTACAAGGTCTAAGAAGAAATCGACCCAGAATAGAAGAAGACATGGCCAATCTTTGTCCCCTTGAAGAGCTTGAAGTCATTCAGCTTGATGATAAGGAAACCACCAAGGAGGTGAAAATCAGGAAGAACCTCACAAAGGAAGCAAGATATCAATTAGTTCACTTCCTGAGGGAAAATCTGGATGTATTTGGGTTTTCGCGCTCAGAGATGACTGGGATTATTCCCAATGTCATAAGCCACGCACTAAtcatcgacaaaagcttcccttcAAAACAACAAAAGAGAAGACTCCTTGACAACAAGAGGAAAAAGGCCTTCAAAGAGGAGGTTGATAGATTGAATGCAAATTGGTTTATTCGAGATGCTTTCTACCCGGAATGGATAGCTATCCTAGTACAGGTCCTGAAAACGAATGGCGAATGGCGAACTTGCATCAATTATTTGGACATCAACAAAGCATGCCTGAAAGACAGTTTTTTGTTGCCTCGAATCAATCATCTCATTGATGCAACCTCGGGTGACGatatcatgtcgttcatggatgcatattctggatataaccatataGCAATGCATGCACTTGACCAAGAGCAGACGAGTTTCATGATGGAAAAATGGCTATATTGTTACAATGTGATGTATTTTGCACTAAAAAATGCTGGAGCGACGTATGAAAGATTGGAAAATAGAAAGTTTGCCGAGAAAATTTGAAAtcacatggaagtgtatgtggaggacatgctattcaggtccaaacccaataataaccatgttgatgacctcacaTAATGCTTCACTATACTTCGAGAGTATAACTTGAATGTTGTGAAATTAATGAGGATTATACGTGTGCAAGTGTACATAGttggcaaaaaaataataaagtgataagtgagTATCGTCCCCACAAGGATTGTGTTACCAATAAATTGTGTAAAATCAACACTTAACAAATTGCAATAGAGCAAGTGATAATGATTTGATTAAAcctaaagtaaataaaataaacaaatgaacaAGAGAGCAAGACAATGATGATGAGCTAGAATAATTAATTCCTCCTAAAATGTAAATATGATGCTAATGCTGCAGTAATGTTGTGGCGAACTAGAAGTAATTAATGTAGAATTCCAAGTCCCTATGGTATCAATTCTCTAATTAAACTAACATATGTCTATGTCAATCTTATGACAAGAGTACATTCCTAAGCACCAATTCCAAAAGATTATGCAAGGTAACAATATATGTCTATATCGTTACAAAATTAAATTCAATGAaattaatcttgcaccattcaagtTGTGTCCATTAACTCTTAACCTTTTCGATATTAAAAGTTAACTCAATTACTCACAATTTATGGCCAAAAAAAAACAAGTAAATAACATTAAAATCATTTGGATGAACGAAACTCAATTTCACATTAACACCATTAACAAAGTTCCAAAATCAAACATTAGGATTCATTAACAATTCTAGCTATAAAAAGTTCACCACATAaataaaatatccaaaatactAATAATAAATGCAAACATTgtcaagaaaaataaaagaaaagaaattaaatacTAAGAGAATGATGAGAAAATCAACCCCCAATAGGTGTCCCTAAGTGGTTCTCTTCTTATCCTCTTTGAATCTCattcctcttctttctttttccttttcttcttcttcgttCTCTACTTCTCTCTCTAATGGCTGCCCAAAAGTTCCAGGCCTCCCCTTTTCTTCGGATGATcgtatatataaatgaaaaagTGGAAGGATAATCATATATGATATTATGGCATTCTTTCTCCTTCCCCGCGTGCTAGCTACTTTTCTTCCCTTCTTTTTCTTGTCTTTTGCTAACATATGGATCAACTCATGAAATAAAGGTCCAACTACAATCAGTAGCCCATGCCAATTTAACTCAAAAATATGTTGATTAATAATGTTGAGGTGGCAACTTCTATGGTGGACCTCTAAAATACTCTTGCTTCCTGGAAGCCATGTTGTGGCTTTGTTGCTGCATCCTAATAATTCCTGtacaaaaaaattatcattttaaatcaCATTAGTTTCTTTCCACTTCACTCAACTCCATGAAATTTATCATTTTCTTACTTATTTTTTCctcataaaataaaaactaactCCTAAACACAAATAAGAAGAAAATGAATCAATTCTATAGACAAAGACAAAAATCACTGACCTTTCTAATCAAATTATAAGCTAAAAGTATTAAAGATAACTCTATATGCTAGAGTTATCAATGAGACTCAAATCACAAAAGTGCTCATTCAGGGTATCTTCGAGAAAGTTTTAggatttatagtgaatgctcGAGGCATAGAGGCAAACCCGGATAAGATCAAAGCAttaatcgatatgccttcacctcgaaagcataaatatGTCCAGAGTTTAATGGGACAAATGGTGTCTTGAAGTAGGTTTATCTTGAAATCCACAGACAAGTTCctaccattctttaatcttttgagagggggcaagaagttcgagtggtcaAACGAGTGCGAGCTCGCCTTTCAGGCTCTCAAAAAGCACCTCGCTATgccaccaatcttatccaaaccagtCACGGGAGAAATATTGTACTTATACATCACTACAACTGAGCATGCAATCAATGCAACACTTGTTCAGGAGGATAATAAAGTACAAAGACTGGTCTACTACGCCAGCAAAAGACTACTGGGAGCTGAATCTAGATATCCAGTGATGGGAAAACTAGCACTATGTGTTGGGATTAGGCTTAACAAACATttgtttgtattacaactcaatgaaAAAATTATACAAGTAAATCAATCTCATAAAATagttaaacacaaattacataaacataaTGGATAAAGTTTAGAGTAGACCTCCCTTTAAGAAAAAAACCCTAGGgacataaaatcacaagctatgattttatCTAAACCACAAAAGTGATAAGATTtcacacaaatgaagatttgttgtccaagaatctctattcctagccttcctttgaagattcttGAAGCTACAACcagtggaatgagattgggattcacaagccttggtTCTCCATGCAATTAAAGTTTTCTTGATAAAGatattggagaaaactagtaatcttggagtTAGAGTggcagagagagagagtgtgttcttctttagagagagaaagaggtgagtgatcaagtcaccaatgaACTCATTTGACCCCTAAATAGTATAGGATCCTCAATTGACTCAACCAATGAGaatagagcatttaaatttaagtttatgaGCTAAAACATGTAACCGTACGGACATTCCTTAACAGACTAGGCGACGCGTTGCCTGGCAGGCAATGCATTGTTGCCTCGTACTTTCTCTCCCTAGGGTTTTGAGAGCCTAGGCTACGTATCGCCAGTGCCTTTGTAATTTGGCTCCATGaggtgtctcaaaacacctccaaatgctcccaaactttttgggtactcttatgtactccaaataaacattttggacctaaaattttgatttaaaaatgtCTATACtcaaagtcaactttcacatgtttacttttgtgaaatcgttattttTTAGTACTTCTTCATGCCTAAACAATTCCACCATGTATTTAACTAATCCCAACATTCCTCCACTTGATTAAATACATCCTTTCTTTTCTAGCCAACGATGTTAGCACATAAAGTAAAATACCTTATGGGTTTGAaatttaccttagtgaaaacactaaAAATCTTAAatcgaaatgctaaggtattcttaaaagaatgaacccaacattcctagtgataaaaaacCAGTAATGTCTTACACGCCTCTATATGATTACTTATGTACTTCGCACTGTTTGTGCCCAGCACTATTTATGGTcttgtgcttgatccattcatgaaccatccagagagaaaactcctactctcttgagagtcgacccacctctaagttcacataggtgaaattcttacaacatctttgctacgtTTAGAGATGTTTGTTACGCttaactgaatttcattaaaattcttaggcttaaccctcacttcagtagcaaccaacattaactcaccctTGATGAGACTTTAGAATGTTAATGCCATGCTCAActtcattgcatacaattaaaccaaatttaataactcttttaattgtactaaatcttatatgagcaagtctattatgccataaagtaataaaatcaaaACCAAGCACATAAGAGGAAGATGAGCATGCATTATCATCAAAACCATTGTTCTTGGTACACAATTTAATCAACTCATCACAAGTATAACCCTTTCCTATAAAATAGTTTCCCTTTGATAAAATTAGCTTACCGGCTTCAAACACCACCTTGATGCCTGGTTTTCTCAATAAATGCCCACTCATAAGATTCCTACTCATATCTGGAACATATCATACAATGATCAAAAGAACCTTCTTTCCAGATGTGAAGTAAAGATCAACATTCCCCTTGCCCAACATCTTGGACCTTTGCTCAttcccatttggatctcatgcccATCCTTTGACTCCTCAAAGGTCTTGAAGACCTCTctatcataggttacatgaatggtggcacaagtatcataccaccatccttgcacctttccttaGATGGCATTCACCTCACTTAAAGTGACAATCAACTCTTCTTGAGTTGTGTTAACTTAGATCCATTGTTATGGGGATTTCGATACTTACATTCTCTAGCCAAGTGACCACTATTACCACAAAAAAAACAAgggcctctcacacccttgaattgccCTTCATTATTTCTTGGAGCTAGATGAGTATCTTTCTTTGATTGGGGTTTCTTGTGAGTCTTCCCTTTGGATTGagagggtttctctatggcattagccttggatgtcccTTCATTGGACTCTTCCATATTCTTGCCTCTAGAATGAGACtcatcttcaatccttaggtTCTTCAAGATCTCTTCTAAGGATATATATTCATTCCTATGGAGAATCTTCTTCCTATAGCTTCTCCAAGATGGAGGTAATTTAGCTATAATCTCTCCCACAATGAAGGGTTCTGACAATGTTACCTGGAGGGTGGACAACTCATTCATAATTTGAAGCTCATGAATTTGGGGAAGTAAGAGTTTAGCAttaaagaatttaaattccatgcATTGAGTGGTGAAAATTTTGTGTGTACCTTCTTCTTCGGttttgtatttcttctcaagAGCTTTACATATCTCCTTAGTCAATGTTGTATTtatgtagagatcatagagacaATCTGAAAATGCATTGAGAATGTGGCCTCTACAAATGAGTACATCTTCTTcgcttttctttctttctttgaacACTTCTTGAGAGTCATCATCCTTTCGAGCCTCCAAGCtcttcaaatctttgtcaagGATTTAGTGAACTTTCAATGTTTTGAGAAGAAACTTGACATTGTCTTGCCATCTAACAAAGTTAGAACCATCAAATCTATCTAGTCTAACTAGGTCTTCGGACATGAACTTTAGGGCTGAGATTGAAGAACTTTCTTCCATGACTTTATCTAGCACAAAAACCTTTAGAAACACAAGAACTTTGACACAAAACAAAGTTTTAGagatagagattttttattgttgcGATTAGGCTTCACAAACCTttgtttgtattacaactcaatgacaaaacacaagtaaatcaatctCATAAAATTgttaaacacaaattacataaacacaatggATAAAGTTTAAAGTAgaccttccttgaagaacaaaaccctagggacataaaatcacaagctatgattttatgtgaaacacaaaagtaacaaggcttgacacaaatgaagatttgttgtccaaaaatctctattcctagccttccttTGAAGATGCTTGAAGCTACAACTAGTGGAATGAGATTAGGATTCACAAGCCTTAAATCTCCATGCAATTCAAGCactcttgatgaagatcttggagaaaactagtaatcttggagctagagaaagagtgtgtgtgtgtgtgtgtgttcttCTTTAGTGAGAgaaagaggtgagtgatcaagacaccaattaactcatttgaaccccttaaatagtataggatccTCATTAGACTCTACCAATGAGATTAAaccatttaaatttaagttttggagctaaaacacgtAACCGTACGGACATTTCATAACAGACCAGGCGATGCGTCGCCCTATACTAGTGAACACGTTGCCTGTTACTTTCACTCTCTAGGGTTTTGAGAGCCCAGGCGACGCGTCACCTCCTCGCCAATGCCTTTGTAATTTGGCTCCATGaggtgtctcaaaacacctccaaatgctcacAAACTTTTTGgttactcttatatactccaaataaatattttggaCCCAAAAGTTTGATTTAAAAATTCCTATACtcaaagtcaactttcacatgttggCTTTTGTGAGATAGTTATTGTTttagcacctcttcgtgcctaaacaattccaccatgtatttaaccaatctcaacactaTGCCTAGTTCACACATCTCAAAATCTTCcaccttactttcaagcacatcctATTAATGCGCTGTCTGATCAGCCACTAAGATAAATATATGCGAAACCTAAAGCACCCAGAAGACTATTGAAGTGGGCGGTTGAACTCGAGCAATTCGAGATCACAAACCACCCGAGAACAACTATAAAAGGTTAGGCCTTGGCTGAATTTATAGTTTAATGTACATGAATAATCAATGAAGAAGTCATAACCCTAGCTCGCGATGGATCCTCCAACGATGACGGGTAGGAGGTAGGCATATCCTAATAACCCCATCTTGAAATATGTTTCACTCAGGCTTAAGATTTGGCTTCGAGGCTTCAAATATCTAGGCTAAATATGAGGCACTATTAGCCGAGCTCTGAGTGGAATCCGAGCTGAAAGCTAAGGCCACACACTGCTATAGTGATggaagttgtaatgccctactaatccaggactgttacacttgtgtgtttaaaattgtgctagactcgttaagcgagtcatttggacttataCGTGTGATTAAAGTTAACTattggtttaggtattaaaagtttggtcaaagaagtaatcattttcattaaaaagtttaagcttgtacatgggatcccaaaaggagtgtaaaatttaattacaaacataaaatgaatacaaaaaaggctgacctaagcgacaaaatcagggtttaaccctagttcctctataggaatctcggctgtggcggtcgagcagactgcatatgtacacggtCGGTCCAACTTCTCCTtaccttacctacaccatattgcacctgtgaaccaaggctcagcaagaaaacttaaacaagtAGACACGGGTAATTAACAtatcataaatagcatgcttagcagtaataaccatactcaagCAGGCATTTAACTCAATTATACGACCATATAGTCACACAAGTTCATACCACACTTCGTTTATTCAAGCGGCTTCAGAGCCAGACAAGTGCATATCGCACTTCCATAGTGACCAGCCATAACAGCCTATATTCCACATGCTTATGCCCAccacggcttataagtcgagcttttctATCATATTTAATCAAGTATGTTATTCAGACATAACACAGTCATTCATATTTAAACAGATATTCAAAGGCATATAATCATGTTCAATAAtcggggctcaagccctaatcacaacccaggtgcagttttcttacctcaggtcctacGCGAATAATGGTACGACCCAGAGCACGATCCTTCCCCGAGCCTTGCGGTATACTTAGTCACAGCCATAAGCGGT
The Humulus lupulus chromosome 6, drHumLupu1.1, whole genome shotgun sequence DNA segment above includes these coding regions:
- the LOC133784057 gene encoding uncharacterized protein LOC133784057; protein product: MGASLWELFRSFSDMDSKDLSATMKELLGCSNKATTWLPGSKSILEVHHRSCHLNIINQHIFELNWHGLLIVVGPLFHELIHMLAKDKKKKGRKVASTRGRRKNAIISYMIILPLFHLYIRSSEEKGRPGTFGQPLEREVENEEEEKEKERRGMRFKEDKKRTT